The Xenopus tropicalis strain Nigerian chromosome 7, UCB_Xtro_10.0, whole genome shotgun sequence genome includes a region encoding these proteins:
- the bace1 gene encoding beta-secretase 1 precursor produces the protein MELVVYARTGSILLVLLPCFLPVTGQVAIKLPLKNCPGTCSPMAYRAKRSAEKGMELDTNFLDMIDNLRGKSGQGYYVEMRVGTPPQTLNILVDTGSSNFAVGAAPHPFLKRYYHRQHSRTYRDVRRGVYVPYTQGKWEGELGTDLVTIPHGPNVTVTANIAAITDSDKFFINGSNWEGILGLAYAEIARPDDTLEPFFDSLVKQTRVPNIFSLQLCGTGFHFNESDTSASVGGSMVIGGIDPSLYIGSIWYTPIRKEWYYEVIIVKIEINGQDLHMDCKEYNYDKSIVDSGTTNLRLPKRVFDAAVKSIKAASSTEKFPDGFWLGEQLVCWQEGTTPWHIFPVISLYLMGEVANQSFKITILPQQYLRPVEDIATAQEDCYKFAVSQSTTGTVMGAVIMEGFYVVFDRANKRIGFAVSTCHVHDYFRTASVEGPFFASDLEDCGYNTPQLDESALMTTAYVMAGVCALFMLPLCLMLFQWRCFRCLKRARDDLADDISLLK, from the exons ATGGAGCTTGTGGTTTATGCTCGTACAGGCAGCATCTTGCTGGTGCTGTTACCCTGCTTCCTGCCAGTCACCGGGCAAGTGGCCATTAAGTTACCCCTGAAGAACTGCCCAGGAACCTGCTCGCCTATGGCATACAGAGCCAAGCGCTCAGCGGAGAAAGGCATGGAGCTGGACACCAATTTCCTGGATATGATAGACAACCTTAGGGGAAAGTCTGGACAAGGGTATTATGTGGAAATGAGGGTTGGTACTCCCCCCCAGACG CTAAATATTTTAGTGGATACCGGCAGCAGCAATTTTGCTGTGGGCGCTGCTCCTCACCCCTTTCTAAAGAGATATTATCACCGGCAACA CTCCAGAACATACAGAGACGTTCGAAGAGGGGTGTATGTTCCTTACACCCAGGGGAAGTGGGAAGGTGAGCTAGGCACAGATTTGGTAACAATTCCACACGGCCCCAATGTTACTGTCACAGCGAACATTGCTGCCATCACTGATTCAGACAAATTCTTCATCAATGGATCCAACTGGGAGGGCATCCTGGGGCTTGCATATGCTGAAATTGCAAGG CCGGATGACACCCTTGAGCCATTTTTTGACTCCCTTGTGAAGCAGACCAGAGTACCTAATATTTTCTCCCTTCAGTTGTGTGGAACAGGATTCCACTTTAATGAAAGTGACACAAGTGCTTCTGTGGGGGGAAGCATG GTAATTGGCGGTATTGACCCATCTCTGTACATTGGCAGTATCTGGTACACACCAATTAGAAAGGAGTGGTATTACGAGGTCATCATAGTGAAAATTGAAATCAACGGGCAAGACCTACATATGGACTGTAAAGAG TACAATTATGACAAAAGCATTGTAGATAGCGGTACCACTAACCTGCGCTTACCAAAGAGAGTGTTCGATGCAGCAGTCAAATCTATTAAAGCAGCATCCTCG ACAGAAAAATTCCCTGATGGCTTCTGGTTGGGGGAGCAGTTGGTCTGTTGGCAGGAGGGCACCACCCCATGGCACATATTCCCTGTTATTTCTTTATATCTAATGGGCGAGGTTGCTAACCAGTCTTTCAAGATCACTATCTTGCCACAG CAATATTTGCGTCCTGTGGAAGACATTGCCACAGCTCAGGAAGATTGCTACAAGTTTGCAGTGTCCCAGTCCACCACTGGAACCGTTATGGGTGCTGTCATTATGGAGGGCTTTTATGTTGTGTTTGACCGTGCTAACAAACGCATCGGATTTGCTGTTAGCACCTGCCATG TGCACGACTATTTCCGTACGGCTTCTGTGGAAGGCCCATTTTTTGCCTCTGACCTTGAGGACTGTGGTTACAACACCCCCCAGCTGGACGAGTCAGCATTGATGACGACAGCGTATGTGATGGCTGGCGTTTGTGCGCTCTTCATGCTTCCTTTATGCCTCATGTTATTTCAGTGGCGCTGCTTCCGCTGCTTAAAACGGGCAAGAGACGATTTGGCCGATGACATCTCTTTACTAAAGTGA